In Lotus japonicus ecotype B-129 chromosome 5, LjGifu_v1.2, one genomic interval encodes:
- the LOC130719802 gene encoding uncharacterized protein LOC130719802 encodes MTKAYDRIEWSFLRSVMEKMGFPQNWVFSALVETAVLSANLSGIRVARATPAISHLLFADDSIVFARANVDEARTLQAIVATYERASRQVINLDKSMLSVSRNVTDNIFDELKQLLNVKAVESYDKYLGLPTVIDGICAEIDSMISRFFWSGDVTRRGLHWTGWKNLCRNKADGGLSFRDFNGVYFPRGSILGAKKGYRPSYAWSSILKASWIFERGGLWRIGDGSKIGLRRDVVEEFFHPTTPAYILTLPLGAHGGDDVLAWPHTTTGQYTSKTGYNYVCGLLALEVATSSSTTGSTLQPKLWRKFWATNALPRCKETAWRAIRGFLPVRDQLFHRHVDTDPGCSLCGHERETIDHIFLRCPAAMAIWYASPLSFRVEHFASFQVFWHITLQQHESEVVEMCQSLVYNIWDVRNRVIFRSGRLVVGDVIDRALGLLVPISPAVREERGGTKACGGGHREGGIGDGCPQPSWGDHGCCDLPSGPSSFVSVGKSERVEVDFTAGKKAWFSSCLFRDGLSSVISVVAERYSGRSYLDTIIGDCRSLVPFFDVFSLSFVRRSGNSVADFLAKNASTYADCVWVEEAPDAVSGLVDLDVIASRPVGP; translated from the exons ATGACGAAAGCCTATGACCGAATTGAATGGTCATTTTTGCGATCCGTGATGGAAAAGATGGGGTTTCCACAAAATTGG GTTTTTTCAGCTTTGGTTGAAACAGCTGTCTTGTCTGCAAACCTGAGTGGTATCCGTGTTGCCAGAGCGACACCTGCTATATCTCATTTACTCTTTGCAGACGATAGTATTGTGTTTGCTAGGGCAAATGTGGATGAGGCAAGAACTTTACAGGCTATTGTAGCTACGTACGAGCGAGCTTCCAGACAAGTTATCAACCTAGATAAGTCCATGCTCTCAGTAAGCCGAAATGTGACTGATAATATATTTGATGAGCTAAAACAGCTATTGAATGTTAAGGCGGTCGAGAGCTATGACAAATATCTGGGGTTGCCAACTGTTATTG ATGGTATTTGTGCAGAGATAGACAGCATGATATCCAGGTTTTTCTGGAGTGGTGATGTTACCAGGCGTGGTTTACACTGGACGGGGTGGAAAAACCTTTGCAGGAATAAAGCTGATGGTGGCCTAAGTTTCAGAGATTTTAA TGGTGTGTATTTCCCGAGGGGATCGATTTTGGGAGCCAAAAAAGGGTATAGGCCAAGTTATGCTTGGTCTAGTATATTGAAAGCTAGTTGGATTTTTGAGAGAGGTGGGCTTTGGCGTATAGGAGATGGTTCAAAG ATTGGATTGAGAAGGGACGTGGTGGAGGAATTTTTCCATCCTACAACACCAGCTTATATTCTAACTCTTCCATTGGGGGCGCACGGTGGTGATGATGTCCTTGCATGGCCTCACACCACGACAGGGCAGTATACATCTAAGACGGGTTATAATTATGTGTGCGGCTTGTTAGCCTTGGAGGTGGCTACGTCCTCTTCCACAACGGGTTCGACGTTGCAGCCCAAGCTTTGGCGGAAATTTTGGGCAACCAATGCATTACCGAGGTGTAAGGAGACCGCTTGGCGAGCTATCCGTGGCTTTCTTCCGGTTCGCGACCAGCTCTTCCACCGTCATGTAGATACGGATCCGGGGTGTTCCCTTTGCGGACACGAGCGAGAGACCATTGATCATATCTTTTTGAGATGTCCGGCGGCCATGGCAATTTGGTATGCGTCCCCACTCTCCTTTAGAGTTGAACATTTTGCATCTTTCCAGGTTTTTTGGCACATTACTCTCCAGCAGCATGAATCCGAGGTGGTGGAGATGTGTCAGTCTTTGGTGTACAACATTTGGGATGTGAGGAATAGGGTGATTTTTCGGAGTGGGAGATTGGTTGTTGGGGATGTTATTGATCGGGCCTTGGGGCTATTGGTACCAATTTCTCCGGCGGTGCGTGAGGAGCGGGGAGGGACCAAAGCGTGTGGAGGAGGCCACAGGGAAGG CGGGATTGGGGATGGTTGCCCGCAACCGTCTTGGGGAGATCATGGTTGTTGCGACCTCCCATCTGGTCCCAGTTCTTTCGTCTCTGTTGGCAAAAGCGAGCGGGTTGAGGTGGACTTTACGGCTGGCAAGAAAGCTTGGTTTTCGTCGTGTCTGTTTAGAGACGGATTGTCTTCAGTTATATCAGTGGTGGCAGAACGGTACAGTGGGAGATCTTACTTGGACACCATCATTGGAGATTGTCGTTCTTTAGTTCCGTTTTTTGATGTTTTTTCTTTGTCGTTTGTTAGACGTTCTGGTAATTCAGTTGCAGACTTTCTGGCTAAGAACGCTTCCACTTATGCGGATTGTGTATGGGTGGAAGAGGCTCCTGATGCCGTTTCTGGTTTGGTTGATTTGGATGTAATTGCTTCTAGGCCGGTTGGCCCTTAA